TTCCACGCCGTCGAGGTCCGCACCGCGCCGTCGGGGGCCCCCGAGCTGTTCGTCCACGGCGAGCGCAGCGGGCTGACCTGCTCGCTGTCGCACGACGGCGGCGTGGCCATGGCCGTCGTCGTCGGCCCCCGCGCGGGCTGAGCCCCATCGGCGCCCGCGGCGGCGCCGCACCGACCACCACCCGTCACGACCCACGACCGCGAGGAAGACACCCATGCTGCTCGACGGCAAGAAGCTGCTCATCACCGGGGTCCTGGACCCACGCTCGATCGCGTTCGCCGTGGCCGACACCGCGCTGTCCCAGGGCGCCGAGGTCGTGCTCACCGGCTTCGGCCGCACCCGCCGGCTCACCGAGCGCTCCGCCGGCAGGCTGTCGGGCGACGTCGAGGTGCTCGAGCTCGACGCCACCAGCGACGAGGACGTCGCCGCCGTCGCGCAGGACCTCCAGAGCCGTTGGGGCCGGCTCGACGGCCTCCTGCACGCGATCGGGTTCGCGCCCGCCAGCTGTCTCGGTGGCGGCTTCCTCGACGCGCCGTGGGAGGACGTCGCGACCGCGCTACGGGTCTCCACCTACTCGTACGCGGCGCTGGGTCGCGGCTTCGCCGACCTGCTGGCGGCCGCGGACGGCGCGTCCGTCGTCGGCCTCGACTTCGACGCACAGGTCGCGTGGCCCGGCTACGACTGGATGGGGGTCGCCAAGGCCGGCCTGGAGTCCGCCAACCGCTACCTCGCCCGCGAGCTCGGCCCACGCGGCGTGCGGGTCAACCTCGTCGCCGCAGGTCCGCTGAACACCATGGCGGCCCGCTCGATCGACGGTTTCGGCGAGTTCGAGACCGTGTGGAAGGAGCGCGCGCCGCTGGGCTGGGACCTGGGCGACCCGAAGCCCGTGGCCCGCACCGTGTGCGCCTTGCTGTCGGACTGGACCCCCGGGATCACGGGCGAGATCGTCCACGTCGACGGCGGAGTCCACGCCATGGGCGCGGGCGTGCCCTCGGCCTGAACGCGTCATTCCTTGGCGGTAGCTGAAGGGCAAGCGCCTTTCGGGCCGAGCGGTCCCCGGTC
The sequence above is a segment of the Egicoccus sp. AB-alg2 genome. Coding sequences within it:
- the fabI gene encoding enoyl-ACP reductase FabI, which codes for MLLDGKKLLITGVLDPRSIAFAVADTALSQGAEVVLTGFGRTRRLTERSAGRLSGDVEVLELDATSDEDVAAVAQDLQSRWGRLDGLLHAIGFAPASCLGGGFLDAPWEDVATALRVSTYSYAALGRGFADLLAAADGASVVGLDFDAQVAWPGYDWMGVAKAGLESANRYLARELGPRGVRVNLVAAGPLNTMAARSIDGFGEFETVWKERAPLGWDLGDPKPVARTVCALLSDWTPGITGEIVHVDGGVHAMGAGVPSA